Proteins co-encoded in one Tachysurus fulvidraco isolate hzauxx_2018 chromosome 17, HZAU_PFXX_2.0, whole genome shotgun sequence genomic window:
- the urp1 gene encoding urotensin-related peptide 1, which translates to MSDIDPSRIDGPKRYKTEVPSHWQETKTQGVQDSVSMLSVALLYILAVVFPALNALPLYSDTALTPHEDLLQKLVTEIEDDQSDDVSTQRDVKTIFPILLHQDRDRDTWPKGEKENLQQDKMNHMVDDLKEVVRKLAAADNLRSQGFLRSEQNLPKPNKRGQTCCMICAMVAISR; encoded by the exons ATGAGCGATATTGATCCATCGAGAATAGATGGCCCTAAAAGATATAAAACTGAAGTCCCTTCCCACTGGCAGGAAACAAAGACTCAAGGGGTCCAAGATTCTGTCAGTATGctgtctgtggcactgctctaCATTTTGGCTGTGGTTTTCCCAGCATTGAATGCATTACCTTTATACTCAGATACAGCTCTGACACCACACGAAG ACCTCCTTCAAAAACTGGTGACAGAAATAGAGGATGATCAGAGCGATGACGTAAGCACACAAAGAGATGTCAAAACCATCTTTCCCATCTTGCTTCACCAGGATAGAGACCGGGACACTTGGCCTAAag gagagaaagaaaatctccAGCAGGATAAAATGAACCACATG GTGGATGACTTAAAGGAAGTAGTCAGGAAATTAGCAGCAGCAGATAACCTGCGCTCTCAAGGCTTTCTTCGTTCCGAGCAGAACTTACCCAAACCCAACAAGAGAGGTCAGACTTGCTGCATGATATGTGCAATGGTTGCTATATCTCGATGA